A window from Equus caballus isolate H_3958 breed thoroughbred chromosome 8, TB-T2T, whole genome shotgun sequence encodes these proteins:
- the MN1 gene encoding transcriptional activator MN1, producing MFGLDQFEPQINSRNAGQGERNFNEAGLSMNAHFKAPAFHAGGPPGPVDPAMSALGEPPMLGMNMEPYGFHARGHSELHAGGLQAQPVHGFFGGQQPHHGHPGVHHPHQHHSHFGGNFGGPDPGASCLHGGRLLGYGGAGGGLGSQPPFAEGYDHMAESQGPESFGPQRPGNLPDFHSSGASGHAVPAPCLPLDQSPNRAASFHGLPASSGSDSHSLEPRRVANQGAVDSLEYNYPGEAPSGHFDMFSPSDSEGQLPHYAAGRQVPGGSFPGASSMPRAAGMVGLSKMHAQQQQQQQQQQQQQQQHGVFFERFGGARKMPVSLEPGVGSRHPLMQPPQQAPPPPQQPPPQQPQQPQQPQPPPPGLLVRQNSCPPALPRPQQGEAGTPSGGLQDGGPMLPSQHAQFEYPIHRLENRSMHPYSEAVFNMQHPAPQQAPNQRLQHFDAPPYMNVAKRPRFDFPGSAGVDRCASWNGSMHNGALDNHLSPSAYSGLPGEFTPPVPDSFPSGPPLQHPAPDHQSLQQQQQQQQQQQQQQQRQNAALMIKQMASRNQQQRLRQPSLAQLGHPGDVGQGSLVHGGPVGGLAQPNFERDSGGAGAGRLGTFEQQAPHLAQESAWFPGPHPSPGDLLPRRMGGSGLPADCGPHDPGLAPPPPPGGSGVLFRGPLQEPLRMPGEGHVPALPSPGLQFGGSLASLGQLQSPGAGVGLPSAPSERRPPPPDFSAPALAGQPGFPFGAANRQATPHSGPGVNSPPSTGGGGGSTGGGGGGGGGAYPPQPDFQPSQRSSASKLGALSLGSFNKPSSKDNLFGQSCLAALSTACQNMIASLGAPNLNVTFNKKNPPEGKRKLSQNETEGATVAGNPGSDYFPGGAAPGAPGPGGPSGTSSSGSKASGPPNPPAPGDGTSLSPNYTLESTSGNDGKPVPGGGGRGRGRRKRDSGHVSPGTFFDKYSAAPDSGGAPGVSPGQQQAPGAAVGGSSTGEARGAPTPHEKALTSPSWGKGAELLLGDQPDLMASLDGGAKSDSSSPHVGEFASDEVSTSYANEDEVSSSSDNPPALAKASRSPLVTGSPKLPPRGVVAGEHGPKAPPLGLGIMSTSTSTPDSYGGGGGAGHPGTPGLEQVRTPTSSSGAPPPDEIHPLEILQAQIQLQRQQFSISEDQPLGLKGGKKGECAVGASGAQNGDSELSSCCSEAVKSAMSTIDLDSLMAEHSATWYMPADKALVDGADDDKTLAPWEKAKPQNPNSKEAHDLPTNKASAAQPGSHLQCLAVHCTDDVGDAKARASVPTWRSLHSDISNRFGTFVAALT from the coding sequence ATGTTTGGGCTGGACCAATTCGAGCCCCAGATCAACAGCAGGAACGCTGGCCAGGGCGAGAGGAACTTTAACGAGGCCGGACTAAGCATGAACGCCCACTTTAAGGCCCCGGCTTTCCACGCAGGGGGACCCCCTGGCCCGGTGGACCCTGCCATGAGCGCGCTGGGGGAGCCCCCGATGTTGGGCATGAACATGGAGCCTTACGGCTTCCACGCGCGCGGACACTCGGAGTTGCACGCGGGGGGGCTGCAGGCGCAGCCAGTACACGGATTCTTCGGAGGCCAGCAGCCGCACCACGGACACCCAGGAGTCCACCACCCCCACCAGCATCACTCCCACTTCGGGGGCAACTTTGGCGGCCCGGACCCAGGGGCCTCGTGCCTGCACGGGGGTCGCTTGCTTGGCTACGGAGGCGCCGGCGGCGGCCTGGGCAGCCAGCCGCCGTTTGCCGAGGGTTACGACCACATGGCGGAGAGCCAGGGGCCCGAGAGCTTCGGCCCGCAGCGACCCGGGAACCTTCCGGACTTTCACAGTTCGGGCGCCTCGGGCCATGCCGTGCCTGCCCCATGCTTGCCGCTGGACCAGAGCCCTAACCGAGCCGCCTCCTTCCACGGCCTGCCCGCCTCCAGCGGCTCCGATTCCCACAGTCTGGAGCCCCGGAGGGTGGCGAACCAAGGAGCCGTCGACTCGCTGGAATACAATTACCCGGGCGAGGCGCCCTCAGGACATTTCGACATGTTTTCGCCTTCTGATTCCGAGGGGCAGCTGCCTCATTATGCGGCTGGCCGCCAGGTTCCCGGGGGCTCTTTCCCGGGTGCCTCGTCCATGcccagagctgcaggcatggTGGGCTTGTCCAAAATGCACGcccagcaacagcagcagcagcagcagcagcagcagcagcaacagcagcacgGCGTGTTCTTCGAGAGGTTCGGCGGGGCCCGCAAGATGCCCGTGAGTCTGGAGCCGGGGGTAGGCTCCCGACACCCGTTAATGCAGCCTCCTCAGCAGGCGCCGCCGCCCCCGCAGCAGCCTCCCCCGCAGCAGCCGCAGCAACCGCAGcagccgcagccgccgccgcccggTCTTCTGGTCCGACAAAATTCGTGCCCTCCTGCGCTCCCGCGGCCCCAGCAAGGCGAGGCGGGCACGCCCAGCGGCGGCCTGCAGGACGGGGGCCCCATGCTGCCCAGCCAACACGCGCAGTTCGAGTACCCCATCCACCGGCTGGAGAACCGGAGTATGCACCCTTATTCCGAGGCTGTGTTTAACATGCAGCACCCCGCTCCGCAGCAGGCGCCCAACCAGCGGCTGCAGCATTTCGACGCGCCCCCCTACATGAATGTGGCCAAGAGGCCGCGCTTTGACTTCCCGGGCAGCGCGGGAGTGGACCGCTGCGCGTCGTGGAACGGCAGCATGCACAACGGCGCTCTGGACAACCACCTCTCGCCCTCCGCCTATTCGGGCCTACCCGGCGAGTTCACGCCGCCTGTCCCCGATAGCTTCCCCTCGGGGCCACCCCTGCAGCACCCGGCCCCGGACCACCAGtccctgcagcagcagcagcagcaacagcagcagcagcaacagcagcagcagcgccAAAACGCGGCCCTCATGATTAAGCAGATGGCGTCGCGGAATCAGCAGCAGCGGCTGCGCCAGCCCAGTCTGGCCCAGCTAGGCCACCCCGGGGACGTGGGCCAGGGCAGCTTGGTGCACGGCGGCCCGGTGGGCGGCTTGGCCCAGCCGAACTTTGAGCGTGACAGCGGCGGCGCGGGCGCAGGGCGCCTGGGCACCTTCGAGCAGCAGGCGCCGCACTTGGCGCAGGAGAGCGCGTGGTTCCCAGGGCCTCATCCGTCGCCAGGTGACCTGCTGCCTCGCAGGATGGGCGGCTCGGGCCTGCCGGCTGACTGCGGCCCGCACGACCCTGGGCTGGCACCGCCCCCTCCGCCGGGTGGCTCAGGGGTGCTGTTCCGGGGCCCTCTGCAGGAGCCGCTGAGGATGCCCGGAGAAGGCCACGTGCCCGCGCTGCCCTCACCTGGCCTGCAGTTCGGGGGTAGCCTGGCCAGCCTGGGCCAACTGCAGTCGcccggggctggggtggggctgccTAGCGCTCCCTCCGAGCGCCGGCCCCCGCCGCCGGATTTCAGCGCGCCCGCGCTCGCGGGCCAGCCTGGTTTCCCGTTCGGCGCGGCAAACCGGCAGGCCACGCCGCACAGCGGCCCGGGCGTGAACTCGCCCCCGAGCACGGGTGGGGGCGGCGGCAGcacgggcggcggcggcggcggcggggggggCGCGTACCCGCCGCAGCCTGATTTCCAGCCCAGCCAGCGCTCCTCGGCCAGCAAGCTGGGCGCGCTCTCGCTGGGCTCCTTCAACAAGCCCAGCTCCAAGGACAACCTGTTCGGCCAGAGCTGCCTGGCTGCGCTCTCCACCGCCTGCCAGAACATGATCGCCAGCCTGGGCGCTCCCAACCTCAACGTGACCTTCAACAAGAAAAACCCGCCCGAGGGCAAGAGGAAACTGAGCCAGAACGAGACCGAGGGCGCGACCGTGGCCGGCAACCCGGGCTCGGATTACTTCCCCGGAGGGGCTGCTCCTGGGGCCCCAGGGCCCGGAGGCCCGTCGGGGACCAGTAGCAGCGGCTCCAAAGCCTCGGGGCCGCCCAAcccgcccgccccgggggacggCACCAGTCTCTCCCCGAACTACACCCTGGAGTCAACGTCGGGGAACGACGGCAAGCCGGTCCCCGGGGGCGGCGGCCGGGGCCGGGGTCGCAGAAAAAGGGACAGTGGTCACGTGAGCCCCGGGACCTTCTTCGACAAGTACTCTGCCGCGCCGGACAGCGGGGGCGCCCCCGGGGTGAGCCCAGGGCAACAGCAGGCGCCGGGCGCAGCCGTCGGGGGAAGCTCCACCGGCGAGGCGCGCGGGGCGCCGACGCCTCACGAGAAAGCGCTCACGTCGCCGTCGTGGGGGAAGGGGGCCGAGTTGCTCCTGGGGGACCAGCCGGACCTCATGGCGTCCCTGGACGGCGGGGCCAAGTCGGACAGTAGTTCCCCGCACGTGGGCGAGTTCGCCTCGGACGAAGTCAGCACGAGCTACGCAAACGAGGACGAGGTGTCTTCCAGCTCCGACAACCCCCCGGCCCTGGCCAAAGCGAGTAGGAGCCCTCTGGTGACAGGCTCGCCCAAACTCCCTCCCCGTGGGGTGGTCGCCGGGGAACACGGACCGAAGGCGCCCCCGCTGGGCCTGGGCATCATGTCTACGTCTACCTCGACCCCCGACAGCtacggcggcggcgggggcgcgggccATCCCGGCACGCCGGGCCTGGAGCAGGTCCGGACCCCGACGAGCAGCAGCGGGGCCCCGCCACCCGACGAGATCCACCCCCTGGAGATCCTCCAGGCCCAGATCCAGCTGCAGAGGCAGCAATTCAGCATCTCCGAGGACCAGCCCCTGGGGCTCAAGGGTGGCAAAAAGGGGGAGTGTGCCGTCGGGGCCTCTGGCGCGCAGAATGGCGACAGCGAGCTGAGCAGCTGCTGCTCCGAGGCGGTCAAGAGCGCCATGAGCACCATCGACCTGGACTCGCTGATGGCCGAGCACAGCGCCACCTGGTACATGCCCGCTGACAAGGCCTTGGTGGACGGCGCAGACGACGACAAGACGCTGGCGCCCTGGGAGAAGGCCAAACCCCAGAACCCCAACAGCAAAGAAG